CAAGCATAACGGGAGAGGCCGATGCTCAAAAATTATCTCATCATTGCCTGGCGCAATTTTCTCAAGCACAAATCTTTTTCATTGATAAATATTGCCGGCCTGGCGGTTGGCCTCGCTTGCTTTATTCTGATTATGCTGTACGTGCAGTACGAGTTGAGCTTCGATCGTTATCACGAAAAGGCTGAGCGAGTTTACCGCGTGGTCGCGCACCAGCCCGGCAATATTTATTTAGGCTCCGACCACTTTGCGGTGACGCAGGCGGTTCTCAGCCAAACACTGAAAGCCGAGTATCCCGAAGTGTCTCATGCCGTCGCCCTCGATGATTGGAACGAGGTTCTCGTCATGATGGGCGACAAAAGTTTTTATGAGAATGGTGTCATCTGGGCCGGCCCCGATATCTTTCAAATATTCTCGTTTCCGCTGCTCGCCGGGAATCCCGCCAGCGCATTGTCCGAGCCTTACACCGTTGTGCTGACCGAAGCAACCGCGCAGAAATACTTCGGTGCGGAAAATCCGCTGGGCAAGATCATACGGTTGCAAGACAAACACGACATGACGGTCACCGGCGTGGTGAAAAACGTTCCCCGCAACTCGCATTTTCATTTCAACATGCTGGGGTCCTTTGAAACGTTGATCGCGATCAATGACAACAAGGAACAATTTCAGAAGTGGGGCAACAGTTCTTATTACACCTACATTCTGGTGCAGCCGGGTTTCGAAGTGGCCGCATTCGAAGCCAAGCTTGTGGATCTGGTGAAAAAGTATCACACGGAAGAGTGGCGCGACAAAACAAAACCGCATCGCTACTATTTGCAGCCGTTGCAGGATATTCATTTGAACTCTCACATCAATTTTGACATTGGCACAAATAATGATGTGAGATATCTTTATTTGCTTTCCGGCCTGGCCCTCATCATTCTGTTGCTCGCCTGCATCAATTATATGAATCTCACCACGGCGCGCGCCACGTTGCGCGCGAAAGAAGTGGGCATGCGTAAAGTCGTCGGCGCCGATCGCCTACAGCTTCTCAAGCAGTTCATGGGCGAATCTCTGCTGCTGACGCTCGCAGCGTCGCTGATTGCATTGTTGCTGGTGGAGTTGCTGCTGCCGGCTTTTTCGAATTTGGTGGAACGCGACCTGTCGTTCGGATTGTTGCTGCAAGGCAGGGTGATCGCGGGTTTAGCGGCCGCGATTTTTGTGGTGGGTTTGATCGCCGGCAGCTATCCGGCGTTTTTTCTCACGGCCTTTCAACCCGCAAAAGTGTTGAAAGGAGAAATTAAAGATCATGGCCGGTCGCGGTTGCGCAGCACTTTGGTGATTCTGCAATTTGCCGCAACCGCTGCTCTC
This genomic interval from Cytophagia bacterium CHB2 contains the following:
- a CDS encoding FtsX-like permease family protein, with product MLKNYLIIAWRNFLKHKSFSLINIAGLAVGLACFILIMLYVQYELSFDRYHEKAERVYRVVAHQPGNIYLGSDHFAVTQAVLSQTLKAEYPEVSHAVALDDWNEVLVMMGDKSFYENGVIWAGPDIFQIFSFPLLAGNPASALSEPYTVVLTEATAQKYFGAENPLGKIIRLQDKHDMTVTGVVKNVPRNSHFHFNMLGSFETLIAINDNKEQFQKWGNSSYYTYILVQPGFEVAAFEAKLVDLVKKYHTEEWRDKTKPHRYYLQPLQDIHLNSHINFDIGTNNDVRYLYLLSGLALIILLLACINYMNLTTARATLRAKEVGMRKVVGADRLQLLKQFMGESLLLTLAASLIALLLVELLLPAFSNLVERDLSFGLLLQGRVIAGLAAAIFVVGLIAGSYPAFFLTAFQPAKVLKGEIKDHGRSRLRSTLVILQFAATAALIICTAAVQQQLHYIKNVKLGYNREQVLVMRMRDREARKKIDLIKRDLLNHPNFESVTASGHLPTSIGSQTGLGWTKRDGQEAIHSYNTTVDYDFINVFEIELVEGRNFSRMFATDSAQAFIINEKLRDLLGWESAVGKPFGRGDEANGKVIGVMKNFHMHSFRQEIHPLFIQLGANWSWYASARIRTNDIPGAIAHMREAWQKYSANYPFDYFFLDEEFNKMYRAEERLSTMFGYFTMLAIFVACLGLSGLASFMAERRTKEIGIRKVLGASLGQLLILLSKDFAKLIILANLLAWPIAWYAMNQWLQNFAYHASLGWTIFFLTAFAALLLGLLTVSFQTVKAALANPIEALRYE